The segment TGCGCGCCCTGCTCGCCCCCCGGGTCGCCCCGGGACTCGGCGTCCGGCTGTACGCGGCCGCGCTGCGCGCCGACGCGAGCCCGCTGGTGGTCAGCAGCGTCACCCTGCCCGACGGCCTCACCGCCTTCGGCGCGCCGCTGCGCGGGGCCGGGCTGCTGGTGCACGCCTTCGAGGGCTTCCCCGCCTACGTCTCCTTCACCCGGGCCGCCGGCCTGGTCCGCTGCCACGCCGCCGCCGACCCCGGCCGCGGCGCCCTGCTCCGGGTGCCGGACCGCTGGGCCGCGCTGCTGCTGGCCCACGACGGCGGCGCTTCCTAGCGCCGCGTCAGGCGGCCTTCGCCCGTCGCGACGCCCGGCACGCGCCCTCCTTGCCCGCCACCGGGCAGGAGGGGCCCGCTCGTCGCACCGGCCGGAAGCCCGAGTACATCCAGGACGAGGGCTTCCGGCCGGCCCGCCGAGAGCACGCCCCAAGGGGGCACCTCCCAACCCCCCCTGGGGGCTGGGGAGCCGCTCCTTGACGGCAAAAGCTGCCTGACGCGGCACTGGCGGAGCGCCAGGTCAGCAGACGTCCGGCCTGGTCAGCAGCGGTGCGCGCAGGTGCAGTTCGAGCCGGGGGCCGGTCAGCGGCGGGGTGCTCCAGAGCGCCGTCGCCGTCCCGGCCGCCGGGTCGAGGGTCAGCCGGACCCGGTGCGGGGTGGTGATCACGTACAGGTCGGCGTGGAAGCGGCCGTCCTGCCAGCCGCCGGCGGCGACGACGGGGCGGCCGAGCGGGGCGCTCTCCCGCCAACCGCCGTGGCCCACCTCGAAGTCGAGGACCGTCCCGGTGTCGGGCAGCGGCCCGAGGCTGACCCGCCAGCCGCCGTCGACCGGTTCGACCGCGGCCTGCGTGCCGTCCGGCAGCGCCGACTCCGCGGCGGCGGCGTCCAGCTTCGCGCGGGCCGCCCGGCCCGGCTCGGCGGTGCCCGGGACGAGCGGCAGCGACAGCCGCCGCAGCCGCTCGGCGAGCAGCGCGTCCTGCTCCGGGCCGTCGGCGGTGTCCAGGCGGTCGGGGCCGGCTGCGGTGTCGGGGCCGTCCGGGCCCTCCAGCGGGGCGAGGCCGGGCAGCAGGAACTCCCACAGGGCGTCGAACACCGTCTGGGACCTGCCCTGCGCGGTCACCGCGACCACCAGGTCGTGCGCGGGGACGACCACGCACTGCTGCCCGTAGGCGCCGTTGGCGTGGAAGCCGTGCCGGGAGCGCCAGAACTGGTAGCCGTAGCCGCACGCGAAGTCGGGGTCGTCCGCGCCCTCGATGAACGGCTCGGAGTCGATGTGCCGGCGCGTCGCCAGCTCGACCCACGCGCGCGGGACGAGCTGCCGCCCGCCCCAACTGCCGCCGCGCAGCAGCAGTTCGCCGAGGGCCGCCACCGCCTCGGTGGTCAGGTGCAGGCCCTGGAAGCCGAAGACCGCGCCACCGCGCACCCGGTCCCACTCGGCGGGCCCGACGCCCATCGGCCCGAACAGCCGCTCGTCCACGAACTCGGCCAGGCCGCGGCCGGTGACCCGCTCCACGATCCGGGCCAGCAGGAAGGCGGTCGCGTCGTCGTAGACGTGCCGGGTCCCCTCGGGCGCGTCGAACGGCAGCCCCAGGAAGCCGCGGACCAGGTCGCCGGGCTCCCGCCGCCAGGCTTCCTCCAGGCTGTTCCGGGGGTGCCCGGCGGTCATCGTCAGCAGGTGGTGGACGGTGATCCGGCGGGCCTGCGCGGAGGCGTCCGCCGGGACGTGCTCCGGCAGCAGGTCGACCACCAGGTCGTCCGTCGCCAGCAGCCCGTCCGCGACCGCCAGGCCCACCGCGAGGGCCGTCACCGACTTCGTCAACGAGTAGAGCAGGTGCGGCCGCTGGGCCGAGTACGGTGCCCACCAGCCCTCCGCGACGACCTGCCCGCGCCGCACCACCACCAGCGAGTGGCACTCCACCGACAGCTCCGCCAGCCGGTCCAGGAACGCCCCGACCGCCCGGGACGACACACCGACGGCGGACGGCGCCGAACGCGGCAACAGGAGGCGCTGAGCGGGCATACCGGATTTCTCCCCTGGCTGACGGGACCGCTGACGGGACCCGGGCATGCTACGGACGGCGCGGACGGGGTGCCACGGCTTTTCCCCGCCCGGCCCGGATGCCCCGCATAACCGCCACCCGCGTCCGCCACGGCCGCCACCCGCGGCCGCCGTCCGCCCGCTACGGCCGCTCGGCTCCGGCCGTCTCCGCGACCAGCGCCGCCAGCCCGTCCAGCAGGCGCTGCAGGCCGAACTCGAAGAGCTGGTCGAGGTCGAAGTCGTAGCCCTCCTCGGTCAGCCGTCGGAAGGTCGGGTGCGCGGCGACCAGTTCGGCGTAGCGGGGTTCGTGCTGGTCCATCCAGGCTTCGGCGTCCTGCCCGGTGGCGGCCTCCGCGGCGGCCTCCAGCTCCAGGTTGAGCGCGGTGCCCCGGACGTAGTTGACCAGGGTCAGGTATGCGGTGAGCACGCTCTGCAGGTCGAGTCCGGCGCCGGCCATGGCGGCGAGCATCCACTCGCCGAACGGCAGCGCGTTGGGCAGCGGTTGCGGGCGGGTCACCGACATCGCGGACGCCAGCCAGGGGTGGGCGCGGAACAGCGCCCAGAGGCGGCGGGCGGCCAGCTCCAGCCGGGCCCGCCAGTCGAGCCGGGTCTCGGCGGGGGAGAACGCCAGGTCGGCGAAGACCCGGTCCATCATCAGCTCGACCAGGCCGTCCTTGTCCGGGACGTGCCGGTACAGCGACATGGTGGCGGCGTCCAGTTCGGCCGCGACCCGGCGCATCGACAGCGCCTCCAGGCCCTCGCCGTCGGCCACCCCGATCGCCGCCGCGACGATCCGCTCCGCCGTCAGCACCCCTTCCGGCGCGGGCCGCCGGGGCACCTGCCGCCCGGCGGTGCGCGGCGCGCGCCCGGCCTCCGGAACGGTGGAGGGGGAGGTGGAGGAGGAGGGGCCGGACGCGGGGGAGGGGTTCCCGGCCACCACCGTGCCGACGCCCGGCACGGCCCGGACCAGGCCCTGGCCGCGCAGCTCGGCCAGCACCCGGGTGGCGGTCGCCATCGCGACGTTCCACCGGCGGGTGATCTCCCGGGTGGACGGCACCCGGTCGCCGGGGCGCAGCTCACCGTGCTCGATCCGCCCCCGCAGTTCGGCCGCGATCTGCTCGTAGCGGTCCACCCGCTCCACCTCCGCACTAGTGCACCCGTGGGAGGCCATGCTAGCTGCCGAAGTGCTCCCTGCACCACCTTCCGGCGCCCGGGGCAGCGCACTAGTGCACTAGTGCAGCAATCCCCAAAACCCAAGGAATCAGCTTGCCTAGTGCGGCGCGTACGGCGTACGTTCGGTGTCATGAAGAACACGGAGACCAGCCTCGACATCCTCGTCTCGGGCGCCGGAATCGCCGGCCCGGCCCTGGCGTACTGGCTACGCAGGAAGGGCTTCCGCCCCGTCGTGGTGGAGCGCGCCCCCGCGCCCCGGCCCGGCGGCCAGACCGTCGACCTGCGCGGCGCCGGACGCACCGTCATCGAGCGGATGGGCCTGCTGGAGCGGGTCCGCGAACTCGCCGTCGACCAGCGCGGCATCGCCCTGGTCGACCGTCGCGGCCGGCACACCGCCCGGCTGCCCACCGAGCTCTTCGGCGGCGAGGGCATCGTCTCCGACCTGGAGATCCTCCGCGGCGACCTCGCCGACCTGCTGTACGAGGCCACCGCCGACGAGGTCGAGTACCTCTTCGACGACACCCTCACCGCCCTGCACCAGGACGCCGACGGCGTCCACGCGGTCTTCGAGAACGCCCCGCCCCGCCGCTTCGACCTGGTGGTCGGCGCCGACGGCCTGCACTCCACCACCCGTCGCCTGGCCTTCGGCCCCGAGCGCGACTTCGTCACCCCGCTCGACTGCCACACCGCCTGGTTCACCGCCCGCACCGCACTCGACCTCGACGGCTGGTTCCTGATGTACAACGCCCCCGGCGGCCTGGTGGTCAGCGCCCGCCCGGGCCGGCTCCCCGGCGAGGTCAAGGCCGCCTTCGCCTTCCGGTCCGGCCCGCTCACCCACGACCGCCGCGACCGCGCCGCCCAGCAGCGCCTGCTCACCGAGCGCTTCGCCGGCCGCGGCTGGGAGAGCGACCGCCTGCTCGCCGCGATGGCCGAGGCCGACGACTTCCACCTCGACTCGATGGGCCAGGTCCGCCTCGACAGCCACAGCCGCGGCCGGGTCGCCCTGATCGGCGACGCCGCCTGCTGCCCCACCCCCCTCACCGGCCTCGGCACCAGCCTCGCCCTGGTCGGCGCCTACCTCCTCGCCCACGAACTCGCCGCCGCCGGCGGCGACCACACCACCGCCTACGCCGCCTACCAGCGGCAGATGCGCCCCTACGCCGCCAAGGCCCAGCAGCTCCCCCCGGGCGGCGTGGCCGGCTACGCCCCCACCAGCGCCGCCGTGATCCGCCTGCGCGCCGCCTCCATGCGCTGGATGACCCGCCGGCCGCTGCGCCGCCTGATGGAGGCCCAGGCCGCCAAGGCGAGCGAGGTCGCACTCCCCGCCTACGACGCCGCCCCCGCCCCCGTTCCCGCCCCCGGCCCGAGGACGGACGCGGACACGGGGACGGGGACGGGGACGGCCCCGGTCTCCGTGGGGTGAGACCGGGGCCGTCAGGGGTGGTGGCGCGTCAGCCGGTGAAGCCGGCCGTGATGGAGGTGAACTGCCAGTCGGACTGGGCGATGCCGGAGCAGGTCTCCTGCAGGCCGCCGCCCGCGCAGCCGCGGTCGCGGTTGACCGACCAGAACGCCAGGCGGGCGATGTGGTTGGTGTTGGCCCAGTCGCGGATCGCGGTCCAGTTGGCGATGGTGGTGACCTCGTTGTTGTCGCTGAGGCCGTTCATGCCGGAGAGGCCGATGTGCGAGTAGGCGGTGGCGTCGTCCCAGCCGTACACCGACTTGAGCTTGTTCTTCAGGCCGTTGGCGGCGCTGACGGTGGCGGCGTACATGTCGGTCGACGCGTTGCCGAAGTCGAACGGCATGATGGTGAAGACGTCGATGTCCGCGCCGAGCGCCTTGGACTGCTCGATCAGCCGGTTGCCGGGGTCGGTCGGGCCGCTGATCGCGGTGCCGAAGGTGACGATCGTCTTGATGCCGGGGTTCTTCTGCTTGACGATCTTCAGCGCGTTCAGGATGCGGTCCTGGACGGTGTAGTTCTCGAACTCGTCGGTGTTCTCGATGTCGATGTCGATCGCCTTCAGGCCGTAGGCGTCGATCACCTTCTGGTAGGCGCCGGCCAGCGCGGTCGCGTCGGCGCAGTTCGGGCCGAGCTTGTTGCCCGACCAGCCGCCGAAGGACGGGACGACGTCGCCGCCCGCGGCGCGCACCGCGTTGATGGTCTGCTGGTCCACGCCGTTCAGCAGCGGGCGCTGGCTGTCCCAGGTCGGGTTGCAGCCGTTCTGCGCGAGCACGAACGCCAGGGTGAACCACTTGATGCCGGTCGCGTTCATCACGGTGGCCGCGGCCGGCGGGTTGCCCCAGCCGTTGTACAGGTACGGCGCGGCCTGCTTGAAGCCGCTCGGGGTGGTGGTCGGCGGGGTGGTCACCGCGAGCGCGTTGGACGCGGCGGAGGCGTTGCCGGCCGCGTCGCGGGCCTTCACGGTGAAGGTGTAGGCGGTGGAGGCGGTCAGGCCGGTGACGGTCGCCGTGGTGCCGGTGACGCTGGTGGTCAGCGTGCCGTTCTTGTACACGTCGTAGGCGGTGACGCCGACGTTGTCGGTCGAGGCGCCCCAGGAGAGCGAGACCTGGGTGGACGCGGTCGCGGTGGCGACCAGGTTGGTCGGCGCGGTCGGCGCGGTCGGGTCGCCGTTCGACGGCGTGGTCACCGACACCGGGTTGGACGCGGCGGAGGTGTTGCCCGCCAGGTCGCGGGCCTTCACGGTGAAGGTGTAGGCGGTGGAGGCGGTCAGGCCGGTGACGGTCGCCGTGGTGCCGGTGACGCTGGTGGCCAGCGTGCCGTTCTTGTACACGTCGTAGGCGGTGACGCCGACGTTGTCGGTCGAGGCGCCCCAGGAGAGCGAGACCTGGGTGGCGCTGGAGCCGGTCGCGATCGGGGTGCCCGGCACGGTCGGCGCCTGGGTGTCCGGCGGGGTCCCGCCGGGGCCGTCCAGGCTGATGTCGTCCGCGTAGTACGTGCCCTGGCCGAACCAGCCGTTCAGGTACACCTCGGCGCTGGTCTGCGCGGCGCCGGTGGTGAAGCTGACGGTCAGCTGCTTCCAGTCGGCCGCGGCCGGCGTCCAGGTGGAGGTGCCACCGGTGACGCCGAGGTACACGTAGTTGCCGCGGACCCAGCCGGACAGCGAGTACGTGGTGCTGGGCTGCACCGCGACGGTCTGGACGCACTTGGCGTTGTCCGCGGCGCTGACGGCGCCGGCCAGCGCCTTCGAGCCGCCGTGGACGGGCGTGGAGACCACGGAGCCGAGGCCGCCGGAGCAGGACCAGCCGCTCAGGGTGCCGGTCTCGAAGCCGGGGTTGGTCAGGACGTTGGCGGCGCTGGCGCTGCTCGGGACGGCCGCGACGGCGGCCGTGGCCAGCAGCAGCGCCGCGGCGCCGACCGCGGTGGCGCGGCGGTTGGGGGCATGCACGGGTACCTCCAGTGGGGGATGGGGGTGTGGAGGTGCGTAGGGAGCGCGCACAACAAAATGGACTGGACCAATTGGTTATGTCAAGGCTAGGTCAAAGCGCGGACACCACCCTGACCCCCCGTCAGGACCCGCCGGGGGAGCGTCCGGACCCCGCCGGCCGCTGCTCCGTCCGGGTGTCTTGCGGCACGCCGGAAGCCCCCCGCGGGCCCAGCTCGGGCACGATCGTTCAGCCCAGCTGTGGCACCCGTTAAGAATTCCTCGATGGACCGCACCCACCGTGACCAGGCAGATTTCACCCTGCCCGGCCGGTGACCGCCGCACGCCGGGACGCCCCGCCGGAGCCGCGCCCCCCGCGCGCCCACCCCCAGGCCCGCCCGTCCGCGGGCCGCCCGAACCCCGCGTCAGGAGCGCTCGCCGTGAAGGCACTCGTCAAGCTGAACGCCGAACCCGGACTCTGGATGACCGACGTCCCGGAACCGGAGGTCGGCCCCGGCGACGTCCTGATCAAGGTCCTGCGCACCGGCATCTGCGGCACCGACCTGCACATCCGCGCGTGGGACAACTGGGCCCAGCAGACCATCAAGACCCCGATGACCATCGGCCACGAGTTCGTCGGCGAGGTCGCCGCCGTCGGCGCCGCCGTCGCGGACGTCAGCGTCGGCGACCTGGTCAGCGGCGAGGGCCACCTGGTCTGCGGCAAGTGCCGCAACTGCCTGGCCGGCCGCCGCCACCTGTGCCGCAACACCATCGGCCTGGGCGTCAACCGGGACGGCGCGTTCGCCGAGTACGTCGCGCTGCCCGCGAGCAACGTCTGGGTGCACCGCGTCCCGGTCGACCTCGACGTCGCCGCGATCTTCGACCCGTTCGGCAACGCCGTGCACACCGCGCTGTCCTTCCCGCTGGTCGGCGAGGACGTCCTGGTCACCGGCGCCGGCCCGATCGGCATCATGGCCGCCGCCGTCGCCAAGCACGCCGGCGCCCGCAACGTCATGATCACCGACGTCTCCCCGTACCGCCTCGACCTGGCCCGCCGGCTCGGCGTCACCCTCGCGCTGGACGTCTCGCGGCAGACCATCGAGGACGGCCAGCACCAGCTCGGCCTGCGCGAGGGCTTCGACGTCGGCCTGGAGATGTCCGGCCGCCCCGAGGCGATGCAGTCGATGATCGCCAACATGACCAACGGCGGGAAGATCGCCATGCTCGGCCTGCCCGCCGACGGCTTCCCGATCGACTGGGCCCGGGTGGTCACCTCGATGCTCACCATCAAGGGCATCTACGGCCGCGAGATGTTCGAGACCTGGTACGCGATGTCCGTGCTGCTGGAGGGCGGGCTCGACCTCTCCCCGGTGATCACCGGCCGGCACCCCGTCCAGGACTTCGAGGCCGCATTCGACGAGGCCGCCGGCGGAAACTGCGGCAAGGTCATCCTCGACTGGACGACGCTGTGACCCGTACCGGTTGACCCACCCCGCACACGACCGCCGTACCCGCCGTGAGGAGCGACCCACCGTGTTCGAGAACGTCCGCGACGACCTCTCCGCCACCCTGGCCGAGATCCGCGAGGCCGGCCTGTTCAAGCCGGAACGCGTCATCGGCACCCCGCAGTCCGCCGAGATCACCGTCACCTCCGGAAACGGCGGCGAGGTGCTCAACTTCTGCGCCAACAACTACCTCGGCCTCGCCGACCACCCCGCCGTGGTCGCCGCCGCCAAGGACGCCCTGGACCGCTGGGGCTACGGCATGGCGTCCGTCCGCTTCATCTGCGGCACCCAGGACGTCCACAAGGAACTGGAGCAGCGCCTCTCCCAGTTCCTCGGCCAGGAGGACACCATCCTGTACTCCTCCTGCTTCGACGCCAACGGCGGCGTCTTCGAGACCCTGCTCGACGAGCGCGACGCGGTCATCTCCGACGCGCTCAACCACGCCTCCATCATCGACGGCATCCGGCTCTCCAAGGCCCGCCGCCACCGCTACGCCAACCGCGACCTCGCCGACCTGGAGAAGCAGCTCCAGGACACCCAGGACGCCCGCCGCCGCCTGATCGTCACCGACGGCGTGTTCTCGATGGACGGCTACATCGCCCCGCTCGCCGAGATCTGCGACCTCGCCGACCGCTACGGCGCGATGGTCATGGTCGACGACTCGCACGCCGTCGGCTTCGTCGGCCCCACCGGCCGCGGCACCCCCGAACTGCACGGCGTCATGGACCGCGTCGACATCATCACCGGCACCCTCGGCAAGGCCCTCGGCGGCGCCTCCGGCGGCTACGTCGCCGCCCGCCGCGAGATCGTCGCCCTGCTGCGCCAGCGCTCCCGCCCGTACCTGTTCTCCAACTCGCTCGCCCCGGTGATCGCCGCCGCCTCGCTCACCGTGCTCGACCTGCTGGAGACCAGCGACGACCTGCGCGACCGGCTGCGCGCCAACACCGAGCTGTTCCGGACGAAGATGACCGGGGCCGGGTTCGAGATCCTGCCCGGCGAGCACGCCATCGCCCCCGTCATGGTCGGCGACGCCGCCAAGGCCGGCCGCCTCGCCGAGCTGCTGCTGGAGCGCGGCGTCTACGTGATCGGCTTCTCCTACCCGGTGGTGCCGCACGGCGCCGCCCGGATCCGGGTCCAGCTCTCCGCCGCGCACAGCACCGAGGACGTCGAGCGCGCCGTCGCCGCGTTCATCGACGCCCGCGCCGCGCTGGAGGACTGACCTCCACCCCCAGGGCCAGGTGCGGGCACCCTCGACCGCGCCACCCCGACGGACCGCCCCGCACCCACCCCTGCCGGGGCGGCCCGTCCGGCGCGGGGAGCCATGCCCGGCTCCCCGCGCCACCCCCTTTCCCCCGCAGCAGAGCGGTCCGCCGGCCCCGAAACGCCCGCCGCCCGCGCCGTACCGGCCCCCAGCGGGCCGGACGCCTCGACCCGACCGACCCGGCCCCGGCCACCCGGCGTCCCGACCGGCCCCGCCGCGCTGGCAGAATTGACCCCGTGATCGACGCACGACGGCTGCGGACCCTCCGGGCCGTGGCCGACCACCGGACCGTGACCGCCGCGGCGGCCGCGCTCTACCTCACCCCCTCCGCGGTCTCCCAGCAGCTCGCCGCCCTCGAACAGGAGACCGGCCACACCCTGCTGGTCCGGGCCGGCCGCGGCGTCCGGCTCACCGCCGCCGGCGAGATCCTGCTCACCCACGCCGACGCCGTCCTCGCCCAGCTCGAACGCGCCGAGGCCGACCTCGCCGCCTACAGCTCCGGTGCCGCCGGCGAGATCACCGTCGCCGCCTTCGCCACCGGCATCGCCCTGGTCCTCGCCCCCGCCGTCACCGCCCTCGCCCGCACCGCCCCCGACCTGAGGGTCCGCGTCCTCGACGCGGAGGGCGACGCCAGCCTGCCGATGCTGCTCGACGGACGCGCCGACCTCGCCGTCGCCGTCGAGTACCGCGGCGCCCCGCGCCCCGACGACCGCCGGCTGACCCGGCTGCCGCTGTACGCCGAACCCTTCGACGCCGTCCTCCCGCTGCACCACCCGCTGGCCGCCGGCCCCGGCCCGGTCGCCGTCGCCGACCTCGCCGCCGAACCCTGGATCGGCCCCTACCCCGGCAACCCCTGCCACGACGTCGTCCTGCTCGCCTGCGAACACGCCGGCTTCCAGCCCCGGCTCGTCCACTCCTCCGACGACTTCCGGGCCGTCACCGCCCTCGCCTCGGCCGGCGCCGGCGTCGCCCTCGTCCCGCGCTCCGCCCTGCGCGGCGCCGAACTCGACGCCGTCGCCGTCCGCCCCGTCGACAGCGCCCTCGCCACCCGCCGGGTCTTCGCCGCCACCCGGGCCGGCGCCGAACAGCACCCGCTGATCAGCCCCGTCCTGGCCGCCCTCGCCGAAGCCGCCGGCCACCTCGACCACCCGGCCTGACCCGTCGTCAACTCCGGTCCCGAACACCGGAGTCGTTCGGCATGCGGACCGACGGCGGATACCCCCACAGGGGTATGCGCCGGGCCCTTTACCTCCCTATGGTCTCGTCCATGTCGAGGAGATCACGAGTGGGCGGACGCCTGCCGGCCGCCGGGTTCGCGCCGGCGCTGGCCCTGACCCTGGCCCTGACCGGTACGGCGGCGCAAGCGCAGGCGGCCGCCGCCGAGCACCCCCGGCCGCCGGTGTGGACGGACTGCCCCGCCGACCCGTCCGGGGCGCCGGTCGACCCGGCGCTGCGCTGCACCACGGTGCGGGTGCCGCTGGACTACCGGAAGCCGGACGGGCGGACCATCGAGATCGCCGTCTCCCGGCTCGCCACCGCCAAGCCCGGCCTGCGGCGCGGCGTCCTGGTGCACAACGGCGGCGGCCCCGGCGTGGCCAGCCTGCACCTGCCGAGCGCCACCGCGGCCGGCTACCCGCGCGAGGTGCTCGACCGCTACGACCTGATCGGCTTCGACCCGCGCGGCGTCGGCCACAGCACCCCGGTGACCTGCGGACGCACCCCCGCCGAGGTGCCCTGGCAGCGGGTCTTCCCGTTCCCCGCCCCCGACGGCTCGATCGCCCCGAACACGCGCTTCGCCCGTGACCTGGCCCGCGACTGCCTCGCCGCCGGCGGCGACCTGGTCCGCCACCTCACCACCGCCGACACCGCCCGCGACCTGGACCGGATCCGGGCCGCCCTCGGCGAGCGGAGGATCTCCTACCGGGCCGCCTCCTACGGCACCTACCTGGGCGCGGTCTACGCCGAACTCTTCCCCGGCCGCACCGACCGCCTCGTCCTCGACGCCAACGTCGACCCCAACACCACCTGGCAGCAGCGCCTGGCCAGTTGGGACGCCGGCGCCGAACTGCGCTTCGCCGACTTCGCCGCCTGGGCCGCCGAACGCGACGCCGACCTGCACTTCGGCGCCACGCCCGCCGCCGTCCGGGCCGGCTACCTCGCGCTGGCCGCCGCGCTCGACCGCGCGCCGGTCCGGCACCCGGTGGCCGGACCGGTCGACGGCAACCTGTGGCGCACCCTCTACCGCCTCGACAGCTACCACACCGCGCTGTTCCCGGAGATCGCCGACTGGTGGAGCTACCTGGCCGCCGGCGGCACCGGCCCCGTACCGTACTGGTGGCTCGACAAGCCCGCCACCCCCGGCGTCCCCGCCGACAACGACATCGCCGCCTTCGTCGCCGTCCTGTGCAACGACACCCCCGCCGACCGCGACCCCGCCCGCTACCAGCGGGCCGTCACCGAGAGCCGGGCCCGCAACCCGATCTCCGCCGGCATGGGCGCCGACATCACGCCCTGCGCGTTCTGGCCCGCCCCCGCCGAACCCGCCGTCCGCGTCACCGACCGCGGACCCGCGAACATCCTGCTCCTGCAGACCACCCGCGACCCCGCCACCCCGTACGCCGGCGCCCTCGGCATGCGCGCCGCGCTCGGGCAGCGCGCCCGGATGGTCACCGTCGACGGCGGCAACCACGGCGCCTACGACCCCGGCACCCCGTCCTGCGCGGTCACCGCGGCCGACCGCTTCCTCGCCACCGGCACCCTGCCCGCCCGCGACCTGGCCTGCCGGCCCGACCCCGCCTGACCCGGCCGACCCTGGGACGCCGTCGGCCTGACCGGCCGTCACCCACCCCCCTCGTCCCGAGTACCGGGGGAGGGGGGTACGGTCGGGCGGTGAACGCCACCGCGCCCGTGCGCCTCGCGACCTTCAACGTGCTGCACGGCCGACCGGTCCGCGCCGACGGCCGACCCGCCGCCGCCGGACCCGAACCCTTCGGCCCCGGCCCGCTGATCGCCGCCGCCACCGCGCTGGACGCCGACGTCCTCGCCCTCCAGGAACTCGACCGCCGACAGGACCGCACCGGCCACACCGACCAGGCCCGCG is part of the Kitasatospora setae KM-6054 genome and harbors:
- a CDS encoding alpha/beta hydrolase, coding for MGGRLPAAGFAPALALTLALTGTAAQAQAAAAEHPRPPVWTDCPADPSGAPVDPALRCTTVRVPLDYRKPDGRTIEIAVSRLATAKPGLRRGVLVHNGGGPGVASLHLPSATAAGYPREVLDRYDLIGFDPRGVGHSTPVTCGRTPAEVPWQRVFPFPAPDGSIAPNTRFARDLARDCLAAGGDLVRHLTTADTARDLDRIRAALGERRISYRAASYGTYLGAVYAELFPGRTDRLVLDANVDPNTTWQQRLASWDAGAELRFADFAAWAAERDADLHFGATPAAVRAGYLALAAALDRAPVRHPVAGPVDGNLWRTLYRLDSYHTALFPEIADWWSYLAAGGTGPVPYWWLDKPATPGVPADNDIAAFVAVLCNDTPADRDPARYQRAVTESRARNPISAGMGADITPCAFWPAPAEPAVRVTDRGPANILLLQTTRDPATPYAGALGMRAALGQRARMVTVDGGNHGAYDPGTPSCAVTAADRFLATGTLPARDLACRPDPA